In one Lycium barbarum isolate Lr01 chromosome 7, ASM1917538v2, whole genome shotgun sequence genomic region, the following are encoded:
- the LOC132601743 gene encoding protein MAIN-LIKE 1-like: MITLQDIELMFRMVVDGDPLIQADARNIHLVRWQQLIRKLTGWALVENCFDGVSRLKVNKLVEYMNSLDAITDQTIEIDVQKKVRLYLLWLCGGMIFSDKSGDLLNLDYFLDMRDLNAMGTQAWGAAALSYLYTSLCRTSMRKASDVCGFVSLL; encoded by the coding sequence ATGatcacattacaagatattgagCTCATGTTTCGCATGGTCGTAGATGGTGACCCCTTGATTCAAGCTGATGCCCGAAATATACACCTTGTGAGGTGGCAACAGTTGATCCGCAAGCTTACTGGTTGGGCACTTGTTGAGAATTGTTTTGACGGTGTCAGTAGGCTGAAAGTAAATAAATTAGTTGAATATATGAACAGCTTAGATGCCATTACAGATCAGACCATAGAAATTGATGTGCAAAAGAAGGTCAGGTTGTACTTGCTATGGCTGTGTGGCGGCATGATATTTTCGGATAAGTCCGGTGACTTGCTTAATTTAGACTATTTTCTTGACATGCGTGACCTTAACGCAATGGGTACACAAGCTTGGGGAGCAGCTGCATTGTCATACTTGTATACTTCTCTATGCCGTACTTCAATGCGCAAAGCCAGCGATGTTTGTGGATTCGTTTCCTTATTGTAG